In Halobacterium noricense, the genomic stretch GCCCCGACGAGTACGTCTACCCGAACCAGTACCAGAATCCCGCGAACCCCGGGGTCCACGCGGGCACGACCGGCCCCGAAATCTGGGCGCAGACCGACCGCGAGGTGACACACTTCGTCGCGGGCGCGGGCACCGGCGGCACGCTCGTCGGCGTGAGCCACGCACTCCGTCCGCGCGGCGTGCATGTCCACGGCTACGAGCCGCCCGAGACGGACCACGACATCCCGGGGCTGAAGCACATGCACGGCCCCGAGACGTTCGTCCCGGAAACCTACGAATTCGACGCGCTCGACGCCCGCGAGTATGTGGACACGGACACGGCTTACGAGTACGTGCGGCGGCTCCGACGCCGCCACGCCGACACCGACGTCCGGATTCGGGACCCCGGCCAGTGGTCCCGCGAGTTCGTCCGGTCGGAACTCCGCGTGAACGGCGAGGTCCTCGTCGGCCCCTCCACGGGTGGCGCGCTCGCGCTGGTCGACCGACTGGCGACCCGGGGCACGCTCAGCGCGGACGACGTGGTCGTCGTGCCGCTACCCGACCGCGGCGACCGGTATCCGGACCGCAACCCGTACGCCGATTACGTCGACTAGTTGGATGCCCAACTAAAACGCGCTTCCGGAAACCACCAAGAGGCACCGGCACGTTGGGGTTAATTGGAATGACTGACTACGAACTGCCGCCGCTTCCGTACGACTACGACGCACTCGAACCGCACGTCTCCGAGCAGGTGCTGACGTGGCATCACGACACGCACCACCAGGGCTACGTCAACGGCTGGAACAGCGCCGAGGAAACCCTCGAAGCGGCTCGCGAAGAGGGCAACTTCTCCTCCTCCGCCGGTGCCATCGGCGACGTCACGCACAACGGCTCCGGTCACATCCTCCACGACCTGTTCTGGCAGTCCATGAGCCCCGAGGGCGGCGACGAGCCCGAGGGCGACCTGCGAGCCCGCATCGAGGAGGACTTCGGCTCCTACGAGGCCTGGGAGGGCGAGTTCCGCGCGGCCGCCTCCGCGGCGGGTGGCTGGGCGCTGCTGGTCTACGACAGCCACTCCGAGCAGCTGCGCAACGTCGTCGTCGACAAGCACGACAAGGGCGCGCTCTGGGGTTCGCACCCGATTCTGGCCCTCGACGTCTGGGAGCACTCCTACTACTACGACTACGG encodes the following:
- a CDS encoding PLP-dependent cysteine synthase family protein, with product MADVDPSEVGRTPLVELDAGVAPTVYGKAEWFNLGSLAHGGGSVKTRIGKAMLDAAAARGDLSPDRTIIEASSGNTGAAVARIGAAMGHDVEIVLPDDAGRGKVAAIRDAGAQLRFVDAEKGYDEFVAGCRRLVDERPDEYVYPNQYQNPANPGVHAGTTGPEIWAQTDREVTHFVAGAGTGGTLVGVSHALRPRGVHVHGYEPPETDHDIPGLKHMHGPETFVPETYEFDALDAREYVDTDTAYEYVRRLRRRHADTDVRIRDPGQWSREFVRSELRVNGEVLVGPSTGGALALVDRLATRGTLSADDVVVVPLPDRGDRYPDRNPYADYVD
- the sod gene encoding superoxide dismutase, giving the protein MTDYELPPLPYDYDALEPHVSEQVLTWHHDTHHQGYVNGWNSAEETLEAAREEGNFSSSAGAIGDVTHNGSGHILHDLFWQSMSPEGGDEPEGDLRARIEEDFGSYEAWEGEFRAAASAAGGWALLVYDSHSEQLRNVVVDKHDKGALWGSHPILALDVWEHSYYYDYGPARGDFVDNFFDVVDWEEPAARYADLVEKFE